Proteins found in one Methanospirillum hungatei JF-1 genomic segment:
- a CDS encoding DUF1894 domain-containing protein: MGCLESLPYEVLMSKISFKEAREFLSRYPEKYDVAPGYRMFDLNIIGVPPIRVAVDGDSLIFPYTKPCHGTFLIRVPNATDEIARLRGRA; the protein is encoded by the coding sequence ATGGGATGCTTAGAATCTCTGCCATATGAAGTACTGATGTCGAAAATTTCATTCAAGGAAGCCAGGGAATTTCTCTCCAGGTACCCTGAGAAATATGATGTGGCACCGGGATACCGTATGTTTGATCTCAATATCATCGGAGTCCCACCGATCAGGGTTGCAGTTGATGGTGATTCACTCATCTTCCCCTATACAAAACCATGCCATGGAACATTTCTCATCAGGGTCCCGAATGCAACCGACGAAATCGCCCGGCTTCGGGGACGTGCCTAG
- a CDS encoding 2,5-diamino-6-(ribosylamino)-4(3H)-pyrimidinone 5'-phosphate reductase, producing the protein MRPYVIVNVAVSADGKLSTRERRQVKISGKEDFDRVDEIKAGCDAIMVGIGTVLADDPSLTIKSADRIAERVRNGKPEHPVRIVVDSQARTPPDAKILHKGPGLRIIAVSLAAPEENISALKNHAEIIQAGEVTVDLPVLLTKLAEKGIKRLMVEGGGTLIWGMLSAGLVDELTMFVGNIIIGGKDAPTLADGTGYVLESDFPVLERMDVIPMEEGVLIHWKVRK; encoded by the coding sequence ATGCGCCCATATGTGATCGTCAATGTGGCCGTCAGTGCAGACGGGAAACTCTCCACCAGGGAACGCAGGCAGGTGAAGATATCAGGAAAAGAGGATTTTGACCGGGTGGATGAGATAAAAGCCGGCTGTGATGCGATAATGGTCGGGATTGGAACCGTTCTTGCCGATGATCCTTCACTCACCATCAAGTCTGCCGACCGTATTGCTGAACGGGTCAGAAATGGAAAACCAGAGCACCCGGTTCGGATCGTTGTCGACAGCCAGGCACGGACACCGCCGGATGCGAAAATCCTGCACAAAGGCCCTGGCCTTCGGATCATTGCCGTGTCACTCGCAGCACCAGAGGAGAATATTTCTGCCCTGAAAAACCACGCAGAAATCATTCAGGCTGGAGAAGTGACCGTTGATTTACCCGTTCTTCTCACGAAACTAGCAGAAAAGGGGATAAAGCGGCTGATGGTGGAAGGGGGAGGGACGCTCATCTGGGGAATGCTGTCCGCAGGTCTGGTTGATGAACTGACAATGTTTGTCGGGAATATCATTATTGGCGGAAAGGATGCCCCAACCCTTGCCGATGGGACCGGATATGTATTAGAATCAGATTTTCCGGTTCTTGAACGGATGGACGTCATCCCCATGGAAGAAGGGGTATTGATCCACTGGAAAGTTAGAAAATAG
- a CDS encoding response regulator has protein sequence MSDQTIFIVEDNPVIADLISWRLTEMGYHVAGTAEDSTQALIRIGEIHPALVLMDINLPGEMDGIDAASEIIEKFKIPIVYISSILDADIMERAKKTKPRGYIVKPFTDNQLRATIEMALQG, from the coding sequence GTGTCTGATCAAACAATCTTTATCGTCGAAGATAACCCGGTTATTGCAGATCTCATATCATGGCGACTGACTGAAATGGGATACCATGTCGCGGGAACTGCCGAAGATAGTACGCAGGCTCTCATCAGGATCGGTGAGATTCATCCCGCTCTTGTCCTGATGGATATCAATCTTCCCGGTGAGATGGATGGAATTGATGCTGCATCCGAGATCATAGAGAAATTCAAAATCCCCATTGTATATATCAGCTCCATACTTGATGCAGACATTATGGAACGGGCAAAAAAAACAAAACCCAGAGGGTATATTGTAAAACCCTTTACCGATAACCAGCTTCGTGCCACCATCGAGATGGCATTACAGGGATGA
- the hisH gene encoding imidazole glycerol phosphate synthase subunit HisH yields the protein MNSIVIVDYGLGNMRSVSKAVQKAGAEVLISHDLEEIRSADGIILPGVGAFHEGMTQLADLSQALIESEGHVPILGICLGMQMMMEFSEEHGLHQGLGLIPGTVRRFSDMPGYKIPHMGWNQITIEKQDDPLFEGIPNHSYVYFVHSYWADTPAEYCITSTDYINTFASSIRNGTAVGVQFHPEKSGECGLAILRNFIGLV from the coding sequence ATGAATTCCATTGTTATCGTCGATTATGGTCTTGGAAATATGCGCAGTGTCAGCAAGGCGGTTCAAAAGGCCGGAGCAGAGGTTCTTATCTCGCATGACCTTGAGGAGATTCGTTCCGCAGATGGGATCATCCTCCCCGGCGTCGGTGCCTTTCATGAAGGGATGACCCAGCTTGCAGACCTGTCGCAGGCTTTAATTGAATCCGAAGGCCATGTTCCGATCCTTGGGATATGCCTTGGTATGCAGATGATGATGGAGTTCTCTGAAGAGCACGGATTACATCAGGGTCTTGGCCTTATCCCCGGCACAGTACGGCGTTTTTCTGACATGCCCGGGTATAAGATCCCCCACATGGGATGGAACCAGATAACTATTGAAAAGCAGGATGATCCTCTCTTTGAGGGTATTCCAAATCATTCGTATGTATATTTTGTCCATTCCTACTGGGCAGATACTCCGGCTGAATATTGCATTACATCAACTGATTATATCAATACATTTGCTTCATCAATACGAAACGGGACCGCAGTGGGAGTTCAATTTCATCCGGAAAAAAGCGGGGAATGCGGCCTTGCAATACTTCGGAATTTTATCGGGCTGGTATGA
- a CDS encoding phosphoadenosine phosphosulfate reductase family protein codes for MGGLYHGRILLHWCDSCHTPVLAEHCACGAATRAVPVTPPGDARPAFPEDIAFVNSIYEEQFGMSIIPEGQIALMNKVPDHDRMEEIIVGGAIVGAIRYLPGERRWEALPRPDAALIAQPKKRFMVIDEGALSSIREGRSLLAPGLISCDSSIREGDEVFIMTPSGICAGVGRARVDAEEANRMERGQVVKTRKNIPSVYTPGEATWDDVVQANADVLKKVEAASGKFIADSIGPYEHLPMSVSYSGGKDSLATLLVVMNTYRKMPILYIDTGLEFPSTEENVCDVQDRYGLECVRIESINEFWRDFEVSGPPSRDNRWCCRTSKLEPLRQYIVKTYGEDGEIVSFIGQRKYESFSRMKNPRVWRNSYVNNQICLAPIHTWTALHVWLYIFREKAPFNEMYRHGVDRMGCYMCPASDLGVLEKIQATHPELWEEWEQAVSLWMNRKGISQSWFESGQWRTQGDKAI; via the coding sequence ATGGGTGGATTATACCACGGCAGAATTCTCCTTCACTGGTGTGATTCGTGTCATACGCCGGTTCTTGCTGAGCATTGTGCATGCGGGGCAGCTACCAGAGCAGTCCCGGTAACTCCTCCTGGTGATGCACGACCCGCATTTCCCGAAGATATTGCCTTTGTAAATTCGATATATGAAGAACAGTTTGGAATGTCGATCATTCCGGAAGGCCAGATCGCACTTATGAATAAAGTTCCGGATCATGACCGGATGGAAGAGATAATCGTAGGTGGAGCGATAGTAGGGGCTATCCGATATCTTCCCGGAGAACGTCGCTGGGAGGCTCTTCCCCGTCCTGATGCGGCGTTGATTGCTCAACCAAAAAAGCGGTTTATGGTTATTGATGAAGGGGCGCTTTCTTCTATCAGGGAAGGCAGAAGTCTGCTGGCTCCCGGTCTTATCTCCTGTGACTCCTCGATCAGAGAGGGGGATGAGGTCTTTATAATGACCCCGTCTGGTATCTGTGCCGGTGTTGGCAGGGCACGGGTGGATGCTGAAGAAGCAAATCGGATGGAGCGGGGACAGGTGGTGAAGACAAGAAAAAATATCCCCTCCGTTTATACACCCGGTGAGGCAACCTGGGATGATGTCGTACAGGCAAATGCTGACGTGCTCAAAAAAGTTGAAGCAGCATCTGGAAAATTCATCGCGGACAGCATCGGCCCGTATGAGCATCTCCCTATGTCTGTCTCATATTCGGGTGGGAAAGACAGTCTTGCAACATTACTTGTCGTGATGAACACCTATCGCAAGATGCCAATTCTCTATATCGATACCGGCCTTGAGTTTCCATCAACCGAAGAGAATGTCTGCGATGTGCAGGACCGATATGGGCTTGAGTGCGTTAGGATCGAATCTATCAATGAGTTCTGGCGGGACTTTGAAGTCTCCGGTCCTCCGTCCAGGGATAACCGGTGGTGTTGCCGAACCTCCAAACTGGAGCCCCTGCGCCAGTACATCGTCAAAACCTATGGTGAGGATGGTGAGATAGTATCTTTCATTGGTCAACGCAAGTATGAGTCCTTTTCACGGATGAAAAACCCCAGGGTCTGGAGGAACTCCTATGTGAATAATCAGATATGTCTAGCCCCGATACATACGTGGACGGCTCTCCATGTATGGCTGTATATCTTCCGGGAGAAGGCTCCTTTTAATGAGATGTACCGGCATGGGGTTGACCGGATGGGGTGTTATATGTGCCCTGCCAGCGACCTTGGAGTACTGGAGAAGATTCAGGCTACTCATCCCGAACTCTGGGAGGAATGGGAGCAGGCAGTATCATTGTGGATGAATAGGAAGGGTATATCACAATCCTGGTTTGAGAGTGGGCAATGGAGAACTCAGGGAGATAAGGCAATATGA
- a CDS encoding Na+/H+ antiporter subunit E codes for MIPFIVTAFVAFLFYLVLVFGSGSVLFWSWEEIIAGVIIGLVTGVIARKIFCRSENYRMLHPVRLISILIYICGPFLVELTKANLDVAYRVITGNVRPGIIRLHSGMKSDLAITMLAHSITLTPGTLSVDVDEKNHDLFIHIIHLNEGDEKKEAFEAREIFSYMNIPAWIRRIAE; via the coding sequence ATGATCCCGTTTATCGTTACTGCCTTTGTGGCTTTTCTGTTTTATCTGGTGTTGGTTTTTGGTTCCGGCTCTGTTCTCTTCTGGTCATGGGAGGAAATTATTGCAGGTGTCATCATCGGACTTGTGACCGGTGTTATCGCTCGGAAGATCTTCTGCAGGAGTGAGAATTACCGGATGTTACATCCGGTACGGCTCATCAGCATCCTGATATACATCTGTGGTCCCTTCCTTGTGGAACTGACCAAGGCAAATCTGGATGTTGCATACCGGGTTATTACCGGAAATGTCAGGCCAGGGATTATCAGGCTCCATTCAGGGATGAAATCTGATCTGGCAATAACGATGCTTGCCCATTCTATTACACTCACACCAGGAACGCTAAGTGTTGATGTCGATGAAAAGAACCATGATCTCTTCATTCATATTATTCATCTGAACGAAGGTGATGAGAAAAAAGAGGCATTTGAGGCGAGAGAGATCTTTTCATACATGAATATTCCAGCCTGGATCCGGAGGATTGCTGAATGA
- a CDS encoding cation:proton antiporter has protein sequence MTDIFMIAALVTAVIIFGALVRLILGPTNPDRVVAVDTINTLTVAVMILLGVVYQQYIFIDVAIVYALLSFVSTLYIAKHIGGEL, from the coding sequence ATGACAGATATCTTTATGATTGCTGCTCTGGTTACGGCAGTGATCATCTTTGGTGCCCTGGTAAGACTGATCCTTGGCCCGACAAACCCGGACCGGGTGGTTGCGGTGGATACTATTAACACGCTCACGGTGGCGGTTATGATTCTCCTCGGAGTGGTGTATCAGCAGTACATCTTCATCGATGTTGCCATCGTCTACGCCTTACTCTCCTTTGTCTCCACCCTCTACATCGCAAAACATATCGGTGGTGAGCTCTGA
- the mnhG gene encoding monovalent cation/H(+) antiporter subunit G: MVADTIIFIFLIIGLLFNALGVLGLLRFPDVYTRLHASTKATTFGSIFLCLGVVVFAISQYLGTSDSQYLMVITHTIIAVFALAITNAAGSHAIARAAHRSGQKPDPAIVDKLTEAGL, translated from the coding sequence ATGGTTGCAGATACAATTATTTTTATCTTTCTGATCATCGGCCTCTTATTCAATGCCCTGGGAGTATTAGGGCTTCTTAGGTTCCCGGATGTGTACACACGGCTTCATGCTTCCACAAAAGCGACAACCTTTGGAAGTATCTTCCTCTGCCTTGGGGTGGTCGTGTTTGCAATATCCCAATATCTGGGAACCAGCGATTCCCAGTACCTCATGGTCATCACCCATACCATCATTGCAGTCTTCGCTCTTGCAATAACGAACGCCGCAGGATCTCATGCAATCGCCCGAGCAGCACACCGGAGCGGACAGAAACCAGACCCGGCTATTGTTGATAAACTGACGGAGGCAGGCCTGTGA
- a CDS encoding Na(+)/H(+) antiporter subunit B translates to MIEIIHILILIGILITAALIVWQKNLVAAAVTFAAFSFLLSIEFYILQAPDVAIAEAAVGAGISTAIYLIAIRATHDQEVT, encoded by the coding sequence GTGATAGAAATTATTCACATTTTGATCTTAATTGGGATCCTCATTACTGCAGCACTGATAGTTTGGCAGAAAAATCTCGTTGCCGCCGCAGTCACCTTTGCAGCCTTCAGTTTTCTCCTCTCGATTGAATTTTATATCCTCCAGGCTCCTGATGTGGCCATTGCCGAGGCAGCGGTTGGAGCCGGAATCTCTACTGCAATATATCTCATTGCTATCAGGGCCACCCATGACCAGGAGGTGACATGA
- the mbhE gene encoding hydrogen gas-evolving membrane-bound hydrogenase subunit E: MMRTKVAWFTLVVLAGSLLFAALSIPFGDPAISDMDDYFIAHGQEQTGANNIVTSIVFDFRAFDTLGEACVLFTAVFGVSVLFRLRKKGEDYEYE, from the coding sequence ATGATGAGAACCAAGGTGGCATGGTTTACTCTTGTGGTTCTGGCAGGCAGTCTCCTGTTTGCTGCATTATCAATACCCTTCGGAGACCCTGCGATCTCAGACATGGATGATTACTTTATCGCCCATGGTCAGGAACAGACCGGAGCAAATAACATTGTAACATCTATTGTGTTCGATTTCCGTGCCTTTGATACCCTTGGTGAGGCATGTGTCCTGTTTACCGCAGTCTTTGGAGTCTCGGTCCTTTTTAGACTTCGGAAAAAAGGAGAGGATTACGAATATGAGTAA
- a CDS encoding Na(+)/H(+) antiporter subunit B, protein MSNSLSKIIRTTADVMFLFITVFGFYIVLHGHLTPGGGFQGGAVIATGFILLIVAYKLDDFLGWFQKRTFQNCEMSGLVLFIGTALAAIPLGYLFFMNFLNGTGGLFGQTVNFGINPGFLNTAGTIPIMNVAVGIEVLGGLSIIILYMTSGIRSHEEGE, encoded by the coding sequence ATGAGTAATAGTCTGAGTAAAATCATCCGGACAACGGCGGATGTGATGTTCTTATTTATCACGGTGTTTGGTTTTTACATCGTGCTTCACGGTCATTTAACACCAGGCGGAGGATTCCAGGGTGGTGCTGTTATCGCAACCGGATTTATCCTGTTGATAGTAGCCTATAAACTGGATGACTTTCTGGGGTGGTTCCAGAAGAGAACATTTCAGAACTGTGAGATGTCGGGTCTTGTCCTCTTTATCGGGACTGCTCTCGCCGCTATACCACTCGGGTATCTCTTTTTCATGAACTTCTTAAACGGAACCGGAGGTCTCTTTGGCCAGACAGTAAACTTTGGGATAAATCCCGGTTTTCTGAATACCGCGGGGACGATTCCCATCATGAATGTAGCCGTTGGGATTGAAGTACTCGGGGGTCTCAGCATCATCATTTTGTATATGACAAGCGGAATTCGATCACATGAGGAGGGAGAATGA